One genomic segment of Motacilla alba alba isolate MOTALB_02 chromosome 1A, Motacilla_alba_V1.0_pri, whole genome shotgun sequence includes these proteins:
- the LOC119708706 gene encoding islet amyloid polypeptide: MCNLKLSVFLIALSVTLSCLEATPIERLLSVADDLSDGASKRQGWMLPVMSQNTLSGLSEEMPEQPAAKTKSHQLEKRKCNTATCVTQRLADFLVRSSSSVGALYPPTNVGSNTYGKRDTPAPPGTEPHSHAQL, from the exons ATGTGCAACCTGAAGCTGTCAGTTTTCCTCATTGCACTTTCTGTCACCCTGAGCTGTTTGGAGGCTACGCCTATTGAGAG ATTACTGTCTGTGGCTGATGATCTCTCTGATGGTGCTTCCAAGAGACAAGGATGGATGTTGCCTGTAATGTCACAGAATACACTCTCAGGACTCAGTGAGGAAATGCCAGAACAACcagcagcaaagacaaaaaG CCaccagctggagaagaggaaatgcAACACGGCCACGTGCGTGACCCAGCGCCTGGCCGACTTCCTGGTGCGCTCCAGCAGCAGCGTGGGTGCCCTGTACCCACCCACCAACGTGGGCTCCAACACCTACGGCAAGAGGGACACGCCAGCGCCGCCAGGCACGGAGCCCCACAGCCACGCACAGCTCTAG